Below is a window of Deltaproteobacteria bacterium HGW-Deltaproteobacteria-6 DNA.
CCGGATGACTGAATCGCCTCCAACGTCAACCGGGTCAGCTCCGGTGTGGCGCAGGCCACCAGCACCTGATTGAACACAACGTCATTGAGAATCCGAAATCCCTCCGCCCGCAAACCCTCCGCAAATTGTTGCGCCCTTTGACACAAGCCTTCTACCAGAGCATCAATGCCTTCTCGTCCCAGGGCCTTCAGCGTTGCCCACAGATCGACGGCGCGCGCCCTGCGGGACATTTCCGGCGTGTAAAGCATGCCGTCGCGATGTGCGCTGTAGGTAATGTAAGAGCCGGTTGCCTGCATGGCTTGCGCCAGCGCCTCACGGCTGCGGCACAGTACAATGCCGCAGTCATATGGCGCGTTCAAAGTCTTGTGGGCATCAACGGACCAGGAATCGGCTTTTTCCATGCCTGCTGTAAGATGAGCACGGGTTTGGCAAGCCGCCGCCCATAAACCGAATGCCCCATCCACATGAACCCAGGCGCGGGCTTGCTCTGCGGCACTGCACAAAGGTTCAAAAGGATCGAACGCTCCGGAGTTCACATTACCGGCTTGCAGAATCAACAGGGTATTTTGATCTAGCGCGGGAACCTTTTCCGGAATCATGCGTCCCTGACCGTCCGCCGGAACAAGAATGACCCGGTCCCTGCCCAGACCGATAAACGAAAGGGCCTTGAAGACCGAGGCGTGGGCCTGCTCACCGGCAATGACGCGTATTTCCGGCGCGCCGAAAAGGCCTTTGCCGGCCACATCCCATCCCATCCGTGTGAGAAGGTCATTTCGTGCGGCAACCAGTGCACACAGGAGCGCTGTGGATGTGCCGCTGACCAATCCCGCCGCCGTGTTTTGAGGAAGGCCGAGCAGGTCGGAAATCCAGATTTCACAAAGAGATTCCAGTTCGGACGCTACAGGGGACATGATATAGAGTCCCGCATTCTGGTCCCAGACATCGGAAAGCCATTTTGACGCCAGCGCTGCGGGAATTGCACCGCCGCATACAAAACCGAAGTAGCGTCCTCCGGTCTGGGCGACCGTGGCCGGGGAGCCTGTTGTGTGGAGCATATTCAAGATGTCAGCCGGAGGCGCCGGTTTTGCGGGCATCGGTTCCTTGAAAAGGTTGAGCGACTGCAAGGCCTGCCTGGTCGGAAAAACATTTCTGCCCGGAACCTTATCCATATAGTCGCAGGCATAACGCCTTGCCTGTTCGAACAGCGTTTTGTCTTCCATCTGAGTTTTTAATTGTTCCTGAAGTGTCTCCATAGGTGTTGCTCCATAATAAATTGTGTGGTATGTGTTACAATACAACCGATGATTGTATGCAGTCAATATTATTATTGTATGCATGACAATATTTTCAGGAGGACGGAGTATGTGGAAGCCGGCTCTGACGGATATCAGTCAGCCGAAATACAGCGCGATTGTCGATCGGCTGGAACAGGACGTCCGCAGCGGACTTTTGCGGCCGGGCGATCAACTGCCCACCCACCGGGATCTGGCGGATTTGATCGGGGTCAATGTTAGCACTGTCACGCGGGCATACAAAGAAGCGGAACGCAGAAGGCTCATCGCGGCAACCGTCGGCCGGGGGACTTTTGTTGCTGCGGATGCGTGCGCCGCTCTTGATCTGGTGCGTCCGGAGGGCATGCATCCGGAGTTGATTGAAATGGGGCTGGTTCTGCCTCTTTACGGCAAAGATGAGAATCTGGCGGAAATCGTCAAACGGCTGAGCCGTAACCGCCGCCTGGAAGATTATATGAAATATACAGACCCGGCGGGACTTCCGGAGCATCGGGCGGCGGGCGCCGACTGGGTGAAGCGATACGGCCTGAAGGCCGGGCCCGAGCGGATTGCGGTGACCGCCGGCGCGCAGCATGCGCTGGCCTGCAGTCTGCTTTCCTGCTTTCGGCCGGGAGACCGCATTGCGGTGGATGTCCTGACCTATCCGGGGTTTAAAACACTGGCCGGGATGCTGGGCATGAGGCTTACGGCCATTCCCGCGGACAGGCAGGGCATGATTCCGGAGGCGCTGGATGCCGCCTGCCGCCGTGATGAGATCAAGGGGATTTATCTGATGCCCGGAGTTCACAACCCCACGGTCATTCACATTCCTAAAAAACGTCGCGAACAACTGGCCGATATGATCCTGCGTCACCGGTTGCTGCTGTTGGAAGATGATGTTTACGAGCATACCTGTTTTGTGAAGACGAAGGCCATTTCAGCGCTGGTGCCGGATAACAGCATCTTTGTCGCCGGGCTGTCCAAAATTCTGCATGCGGGTCTGCGTTCCGCATACGCTGTCGCCGGTAAAAAGTATCGCGACTTGCTGACCAAAGCGATTCTGAATACACTCTGGATGGCCCCGACGCTCAATGCCGCGATCATTGCGGAATGCATCAATTCCGGCGCGATGGAAAAAACCATATCCGCCAAGGTGGCGGAGTCCGTCCGCCGCAATAAACTGGCTTCTGAGAAGCTGTCCGGAATCCAGTACGCAGGGTTGCCCGCCGGATACTTCATCTGGCTTCAACTGCCCAAACGCTGGTCGGGGATTGATTTTGAAAACCGGTGCCGCGGGCTGGGAGTGAACATTTTCAGCGCGGAAAAATTTGCCGTCGGCGGCACGCCTCCGCCCTCTGCAGTGCGGATTTCCCTTTCCGGGCCGGATACACAGGCCCAATTGGTAAAAGGCCTGGATGTTGTATCGAAACTGCTTCATGAACCTTACAATCCCGCTCCCCCGATTTTCTGAATTTTTAAACAGGAACGGGTCAGCGGAATTTTTGCAGGGCGGAGAGAAAATCCTGCTTCTTAATCGGTTTGGTCAGATGTCCGTTGCATCCGGCATCAATGCTCTTCTGCTCATCCTCCTGTAAGGCATGAGCGGTCAGGGCAACAATGACGGTCGGTTGAAGTTGATGGTCCTTCTCCCAACTTCTGATATGCCTTGTCGCCGTATATCCATCCATCACCGGCATCTGGACGTCCATAAAAATGATGTCGTACTGCCTGCCCTCAAGGATTTTATCCACCGCCTCCCGGCCGTTTACCGCCATATCCAAAGTATGCGGCAGCTTTTTGAGGTATGCCTGGATGAGAAGACGATTGTCTTCGTTGTCTTCAACCAGCAGGATATTGAGCGGATGTTCCGCACCGCCACTTGCCGGGGATAAAACCGATGGCTTTTCATTTGCCGTATCTGCCACAGCCGCTTTCCTGTATGCTTTCAGGCGGACTGTAAAATAGAAAGTACTGCCCAATCCTTCCGTGCTTTCGACCCAGATTTTTCCTTCCATGAGAGTGATCAGTTGCCGGCAGATAGCCAGGCCAAGGCCGGTGCCCCCGAACTTACGCGATATGGTAGAGTCTGCCTGGATAAATTTGTCAAATACATGTTCAACCATGCCCGGAGGAATGCCTATACCGGTATCTTTGACGGAAAAACAAAGACAGATGGCATCCGGCATCTGTGCGGCAGGATCGGTCGTCTGGTTTTCCATTCTTCCGACCATAATTTGGATACTTCCGGCAGCCGTAAATTTAAGCGCATTGCCGATGAGATTAAACAAAATTTGTCTGAGTCTCATCGGGTCTCCCACCAGTTCGTCATCAATATCCCTGCCCACCAGCCAGGAAAGTCCTATTTCTTTTTCTGCAGCTCTGAAGGTCATTGTATCAACAATGCTCTTCAGCAAATCACGGAGGGAAAAGGCCATTGATTCGAGAGAAATCTGTCCGGCTTCCAGTTTTGAAAAATCCAGAATGTCGTTAATGATACGCAGCAGGCCTTCTCCCGCGCGCCGGAACACATTGACATATTTCGCCTGATCTTCCGAAAGCGGACTGTCCAGCAGAAGATCAGCCATGCCGATAATGGCGTTCATGGGCGTGCGGATCTCATGGCTCATGCTTGCCAGAAAGTCGGATTTGGCAGCATTAGCCAGCTGAGCCTGGGTTGCCATTTCCCTGGCAAAGAGTGTCTGCTTTTCCAGCGCAATATTCATCTGGCGCAGCGCTTCCTGCGCGGCTTCTTTTTCCTTCTCAACCTGCTTTTGCGCCGTAATATCGCGGTGAGTACCCATGAATCTCAATGGCTTGCCGTCTTCGGTGCGCGCCGTACATGTGCCGCGAGCCCAGAACCAGCGCCACTGGCCGTCTTTTACCTTGATGAGGTACTGAAATTCAAAATATTTACTCCGGCCTTCCAGATAGGCCGCCAGGGCTTCATCGAAAACCTGAGCGCTTTTGCGGTGGACATGATCGGAAAACCACTGGAAATTGAAACTGTCGTCGCCCTCGGTAAACCCCATCGATCTCAGCAGGCTGGCGCTGAATTGCAGATCATTGTTCGTGATGTTCCATGTCCAGAAGCCCTCATCCGTGGCTTCCATCATCAGGTTGATTCGTTCTTCGCGGTCTTTAAGCGCTTCCAGGGCTGCCGCCCGTTCCTCTTCCGCCCGCTTCTGAACGGTAACGTCGCGGCTGACGCCGATCACGCCGATCAGAATTCCGTCCGGTCCCCAATAGGGTGTTTTGAGTGTATCGATCAGCTTTTTTTGCCCGTCGGGATAAGTAATCCATTCCTCGTTTTGCCGCGCCTGATGTGACTCCAGCATTTGCCGGTCGTATTCCCGGAAAGAGTCCGCAACGTCTTTATCGAAGAGGTCGTAGTCTGTTTTGCCGACGATTTCATCCCTGGACCGCCCGATAAACTCGCTAAAGGGCGGATTGCAGCCCATGTAAACGCCATGGATATCTTTGAAGAAGATGATATCGGGAATGGAATCGAGCAGTGAATTGATCAATCCGATCTGCCGTCTGATTTCTTCTTCCGCCTTTTTGCGTTCGGTGACGTCTTCCTTAACACAGATAAAACGGGTGATCTTTCCCTTTTCATCGGTCATGGGTGATATCGAGGCGTGCTCCCAGTATAGTTCACCATTCTTTTTCTTATTATGAAATTCACCCTTCCAAGTTTTTCCAGAAGTGATTGTTTTCCAGAGTTGCTGATACGCTTCCGGAGACATCTCGCCGGATTTTAAAATACGGGGATTTTGTCCTATGACCTCTGCGTAATTGTAACCGGTGATTTCTATAAACTTGGGATTGACGTAAGTTATATTGCCCTGAGGATCGGTGATGACAACTGCTGCGGGACTTGCTTCCGTGGCAAGCGACAGGTTCCGCAGGGAATCTTCAATCATCCTGCGTTCCGTGATATCGACAAAGGTAACCACCGCGCCGGATACTTTGCCATCCATTATCTGGGGATGAGACCAGTACTCCACGGGGAAGCTGCTGCCGTCGGCTCTCCAGAGGACTTCGTCGTCAACATGTACCTGCCTGCCTTCACGGAAGGCCTGATATATTTTGCATTCTTCAACGGGCATCGGATTGCCATTGGCATATGAATGGTGAATCAGCCGGTGCATTTTTTGGCCCAGCAGTTGTCCAATGTCGCTATAGCCAAGCATCCTGATGCAGGATGGATTGGCAAAGGTACAGTCGCCGGCAAGATCAATGCCGTATATCGCCTCTGCGGTTGAGTTGAGCAGGAGACGAACCTGCTCTTCACTTTTCTTCAAAGCTTTTTCCGCAGCTCTGCGCTCGGTAACTTCCGATGTCAACTGGCGGTTCACGTTGGAAAGTTGTTCGGTTCGTTCGATCACCTTTTCTTCAAGAGACCTGGCCATTTCCTGAATCTCTTCGTTTTTTCGTTTGATCACGGCAGTATGTCCGGTCAGGCCGAGCATCAGAATTTGTAAGAGAACGGCCAGCGCAAGTCCCACCGCCCCGGTGGCCCAAATCATCCAGGGCCGGTGCTGCTGCTGATAACCTTTAGTGACGTAAACCGATAATTCCCACTCACGATCACCCATGTACAGTGTCGTTTTCCAGTTGGCTGCCCGGTCAGGCTGGTTTCCGCCGTCTCCTTGAGGATCAGAATGGTAGAGCCGGTGCTGTTCATCGGGTCCATGGGTATCGATCAATTGAAACATCAGCCCGGGGGGCATATGTTTGCGGGTTGCAATATTGATCATTTCATCGACTTTGACCACGGCCACGGCAAAACCCAGCAGTCGGTCTTTTCTGTGATCAGCTGCCTTTGTAGGTACGGTGACGGGTAAAAGCTCAAGGATACCGATGTGTTTTTTCTGCTCCTGTACCAACTGGATGGGCGACGTTACAGCCATGCTTTGCGAGGTTCTGGCGCGCCGAATGGCATCACGGCGAATCGGTTCGGAATGGATATCGTAACCGACAGCCGGTTCATTTTTAGCCAGAGGCACAATGTAGCGAACCGCCACGTATTCGGGGCGCACCCCGGCGCGAACCAGGTGTCCTCTTCTGTCCCGTTCGGTAATCTGAAACGGTCCCAGGGGAGAAAGGCGGCTCATCATCTGTTCGTAGGATGATCGTTTGTCATGGGTGATCAAATCGTTGAAGCAGAGCGCGAAAATATCGGAATTGTCCTGGAGGGTGACGGAGGTAAACTGCTCGAACTGACTGAAAGTGAAATCCGGTATGGCCTCGATAAAGTGCTGCAGGGATGCGAGTACCTCGCGTTGAGCAATTAAACGGTCCGTGATGCTCCGGGCAATGGCTTCGCCATCATTATGAATATGGTTATCCCGGTCCTGTTTTTCCCAACGGGCGGTACCGTAAAAAGCCAATGCCACCAGTCCCAAGATAAGCAGCATGGGCAGGACGATGCGCCGCCGCCTTTCGCGCCACAGCTCATCCGATCTGTTGAAGAAACACAAAGTGAGCGGGGCGAAAATGATGATGCCCAGAACATCACCCACGTACCAGTTCCACCACGTGAAGAAAAATTCAGCGCTCTCAATGACGCCACTGGCATACAGGCCGGTTACCGCGATGGAGGGCGAAAGGATGCCGGCCAGCATCCCGCCAAAGGATAAAAACAAAAAGGCATCCCGTCCGTTTGCCAGATCACGCCAGGCCGGTCCCAGAAAGCGGTTCACGAGCCAGCATCCGGTCCATGACTGGGCCGTGGCGCCGGTGGCGATCAGAACCGCCACGGCCGTTGCAGATAGATTGAGTGTGCCATTTAAAAAGGTGGGCAACATATTGACGAGGATGGCGCCCAGCCAGATACCGGAAAATGCCCGGCGCCCAAACCAGAGCCCGCAAGCCAGCGCCAGGCCTGCAGCCGGGAATACAGGGCTGGCGTAACCAGATACCGTGCCAAGCGTAAGTCCTATAGCACCCAGCAGGGCGTAAGCCAAAGCAGTATATATTACCACACGCGTGGTTGAAGGGGAATTGGGTGTCGCGATGTTTTGAGCGGTCTGGCTCACAAGCCCCGGCTCCTTCTGCAATGTTAACTGATGATCAACAATTCTTACGAATTAGAAATCAAGGCCTGTTCAGTGATATTCTACTTAATAAGTGCACCTCAAACCGCCGCCAATAAAAATGGATTGATACTATTGAATGGATAAAGCCTTTACCATCTCAAGTATAGGGAAAATTGCCATGGGTGTCAATTGAATATTAGCCTTTGCCCTTTATGTCTGTATGATCACTCCAGTTAAGAGCCTTGCAAAAATAAGCATGCTCTGATACTTTTATTGCATGGAGAAAAACGGCGATGGCGGGCAAAGACCATGATTCCCTGAATGAAAAATTTACGGTGATTGTCGATGAAGACCTGCGGGATCTGATCCCCGGATATCTGGAAAATCGCCGGAAGGATATGACGGAAATCATCTCCGCTCTGGATCAAGGTGAATTTGAAGTAATCCGTTCCCTGGCCCATAAGATCAAGGGCTCCGGCGGCGGTTACGGATTTGACGGGATCACTGAAATCGGCAGGGCCTGCGAGGATGCCGCTAAACGATTGGACGCACAGGAAGTCCGGGAGCAGGTCGAGCGTCTGCAAGTTTATCTGGACAACGTTGAAGTGATCTTTGAACCATCCTGAAGAGATTGTTTGTCAAAACGTTTTTTATCAAACTGAGGAAGCCGGAAGATTAGGAGTAAAAGCCATGACTGCTTTACAAGACGGGCATCTTTATCTTGATTTTGGGAAATTTAAAGAACACATTCTCGGCAGCGCAACTCTGTCCGATTCAGCAAGGGACAAAATTCTTAAATACCGTCCATCCGAGCTTTACGCGATAGAGGAAGACCTGAAAATAACGGAGGCCGACTTTGTCGAACGTGTTGCCTCGTTTTTAGGTTTACCCCTTGTGTCTGTTATTCGCCCTGAGCAGTTTCAGGAAAATGTCATGTCCTACGATTTCTGCGCTCTAAACCTGGTAGCCCCCATCATAACGGAGACGGGAGAAGCAGTTTTTCTGCTGAGTAATCCCTTTGATTATGAACTTCTGGACGCTCTCAGAAAAAAAACCGCGGCCGACCAGCCCCTGCGCCTGATTATCTCTGCTCCGGCAAGCATTCGGGATCTGCTTGGCAAAATACAGGGGAGGCCAAGTCAATACTCCGGTAATGAGGACGAGGACACATCTCTTTTAAAAGATCAGGACGATGTCGCCATCATCACAACGGTCATAGACGATATGGAGCCGATCTCCGAAATGGAGCTGGAACAAAGGCCGGTTGTTTATGTCTCCAACAATATCCTCTATACCTCCGTGATGAAACGTGCGAGCGATATCCATATCGAGCCTAAAGAAAAGAATACCGTTGTACGATTCCGGATCGACGGCGATTTGCAGGACATCTTCACCCTGAAAAAACAAACAGGCATCATGGTTATTTCGCGTCTGAAGGCTCTTGCCGGTCTGGACATCGCGGAGCGGATGAAGCCTCAGGACGGTTCCGTAGAGGCCACCATCAGCAAACGGACTTTCAAGCTTCGTCTGGCAACGACGTCAACGCCGAATGGCGAAAGCCTGATTGTCCGCATTCTGGAACCGTCGGCCAAACCAAAAGCGCTCGACGAACTGGGCATGTCGGAAAGCCAGGCTGCGATCATGCAGGACTTCGCCACACGTCGCTATGGACTCATCCTGGTCGTCGGTCCGACCGGCGCCGGCAAGACAACAACCATTTACAGTTTCCTTTCCCATCTGGATTCAAAGACACGCAGTCTTATCTCTGTTGAGGATCCCGTAGAATATAGAATACCAAACGCCAATCAGCAGCAGGTTAACGAAAAGGCCGGTGTTACATTTGAGGCCCTGCTGAGATCATCTGTGAGGCAGGATCCTGATATCCTTTATCTTGGAGAGATCAGAGATAATTTTTCAGCGCGGATTTCCGTGGATTTTGCCAGTACGGGACATATGGCTGTTTCCACACTCCATACCAACAATGCCACCACGGCTATTTTTCGCCTCGAAAGACTGGGGGTGACCCGTGACGTCATGGCCGACGCCCTTTTGGGTATCATCGCCCAAAGGCTTTTTAAGAAGCTCTGCCCCCACTGCAAAAAAATCCTGCCCATTACACAGCAGGAAATCGAAATGCTGTCGCCTTTTCTGGATGCACTGCCTGCTGAAACAGCTCATCCTGTGGGATGCGAAAAATGTATCGGTGGATATCTCGGACGGGAAGGTGTTTACGAGGTCCTGGCCATCGACGCCCGGATGGCGGAATTGATCCGAAACGGGGCCCCCATCGCAGAAATCCGGGACTACATCCAGCAAAACGGGGGTTACCTGATCAGCCATCATGCCGCGCAAAAAGCAAAGGATTTAATGTTCCCGGTGAAGGACGTCTACGAAAAGATCCTTGTCGAAGATATCAAAGCACCAAAGCAGACACCGGCAAAAGAAGACACGACCTTCAAGAATGAACAGAAGAGGGAAAACATCGCGGTTGCACCGGTTGCTAAAGAGAGCAAAGGGCCGGGTTCCATCCTTGTCGTGGAAGACGATCAGGATACACAGCTACTGATTTCCACAATCCTTTCGAATCAAGGCTATAACGTATCCGTCGCCTCAGACGGTGTTGATGCTCTGATTCTTTTAGCCAAACAGGATTTTAATCTTATTATTTCAGACGTGAACATGCCCAATCTTGATGGTTTTAAACTGATAGAGATTATTCATCAAAAAGGCATCAAGGCACCTTTGATATTTTTAACCTCGCGCCTTGAAGACGAAGACGAAATCAAGGGATTGGAGCTCGGAGCGCTGGATTATCTGAAAAAACCCTTCAAGAAAAACATGCTGCTGCTCAGGGTTCAGAAAGCCATCGAGAAGTCAGCGTAAGGCAATTTGTTTGCTTCGGGCAACGGATTTGCCGATGGCTGCTTTCCAAAATCCAATAGATGGACATAACTTCTTCATGGCCGGCACGAATAATTAAACCACCCATTACCCGCGCATGGAGACATGAAGAAATGCTGCCGCATTGCATTGACATGATATTAGAGATGTTAAAAAGTTTATGATGCCTAACGTGCAAGAATGGAAGTTTGATAATTTCTCCCAATAGTGGAAGTTGCCCCTATGATGTATCTTAATTTATCAATACCAGATAATTCCATGCAGGAATCTTGAAATAATTGAAAGCATCTTCAAAATTTCGTCTCAGAAAATATACAGGATAATGGTTCATTGCCAAGAGCGATATTATTGGTAACAGAATGATAATTATGAACATTTCTTCCTGGTAAGCTTATCAATTGTTTCTGCTTTAAAATTGTGATGGATCATATGATGATCAAAAAAAGCAGTACCGGAGACAGATGTTTTCTTGGCAGAGAAAAACAGACGGTTGTTCTCTGCCACTTTTCATTCCGTTTCATTGGTTCTGATAAACCAGCCGTTATGAAGCCTTGCATTTGAAAGGATGTACCTTAATTGGTCAGCTCTTGTTTATTTTTTGTCATGATTTTCTCTTTTTCCCTTATTAGACCATTTTTTGTGTTGTTTGTGACAAAAAAACGATAACCCGCAACAGAAAATTTGTCTGCGACTGAAATATTAATGGTTCTGCAGATGAAGCCACGCGGGGCGGATGTACAGTTGAAAAGTCAGTAAATGATAGAGTCACGACTGGTGTTTAGATGCAATATCACCGCTGTCCTTCTCAAGCATTTCCATGGTTTTTACTATTATTTCATTGACATCCGTCAATCGCATCCCTATACTATTATTAAAGAAGAAAAGTTTTTTTAAACCCTTTTCCCGTTGAGAGGGACGATCTGCATGGACACTGTGGTTGCCCGGATAATAGAGATCGAAAGAGAGTCCACGCGGGACATCGAACGGGCCGAGGAAACCTCCCGGCAAAATATCGAGGCGCATCGGCTTGCCCTGGATAAAGAAAAAGAACAGGCACATGCCAACATTATCTCCACGGAAAATAACAGACTGGCTCAAGCTGTTCTGGAAGCCAAAAGACAAACCGAGGCAGCCTCTGTTGCTTTTCAGAGAGATTGCGAACATCCTTTTCATGACCCGATTCTGACTGAGACGATCAAAGAAGATATGATTTCCATCCTGCTCGAGGGCTAGAAAACGATGCGAAATTATGCCGATGAACCCAATTTACACACGCGTATCTACGCCATGAGAAGCCGCCTCTTCTCGCTTCGGGACTACACCCTGATGATCAGGGAGCCGGCCAGCATGCCGGGCAATATTTCAAACATTCAGGATCCAACCCGGGCCAAGGAGTCGCTCTTCAGGCAACAGATTGCCCCGGTCGTCAACCTGGCCCAGGCCTTTGAAAAATACACGCCGTTTTTTATCGCCAATCTCCGTCAATACGAGGCGCAAAACGCCAGGATTCTTTTGACCAGAGCAGCAGGTCATCAGGCGCTTGAGCAGTGGAATGACATCGGTCCCTTTGCCGCTCTGGACAGAGGGCTGCTTGAGAAAAAGCTGTCACTCGATGACGTCAAATCGCTTTTGGCCGACATCTACCTGGACGATGATTTCAAAACCATTTCCAGTTACCGGCAGCTGGTTATTCACCTGGATATATGTACAGCCAGGAACCTCTATCATTCCGGAGACCTGCTTTCCGGGGCGGCGGTGCAGGAGTTTCGGGAAATGATGCTCAAACGTCTGGCTGTGATGACCCTGATCTGGTCATACAGGCTCAGGGTCAATCACCGCTTCAAAG
It encodes the following:
- a CDS encoding aspartate aminotransferase family protein, with the translated sequence METLQEQLKTQMEDKTLFEQARRYACDYMDKVPGRNVFPTRQALQSLNLFKEPMPAKPAPPADILNMLHTTGSPATVAQTGGRYFGFVCGGAIPAALASKWLSDVWDQNAGLYIMSPVASELESLCEIWISDLLGLPQNTAAGLVSGTSTALLCALVAARNDLLTRMGWDVAGKGLFGAPEIRVIAGEQAHASVFKALSFIGLGRDRVILVPADGQGRMIPEKVPALDQNTLLILQAGNVNSGAFDPFEPLCSAAEQARAWVHVDGAFGLWAAACQTRAHLTAGMEKADSWSVDAHKTLNAPYDCGIVLCRSREALAQAMQATGSYITYSAHRDGMLYTPEMSRRARAVDLWATLKALGREGIDALVEGLCQRAQQFAEGLRAEGFRILNDVVFNQVLVACATPELTRLTLEAIQSSGTCWCGGSTWKGEPVIRISVCSWATTASDVECSIAAFIEARSVASGKTPGAAAEGE
- a CDS encoding Hpt domain-containing protein, whose protein sequence is MAGKDHDSLNEKFTVIVDEDLRDLIPGYLENRRKDMTEIISALDQGEFEVIRSLAHKIKGSGGGYGFDGITEIGRACEDAAKRLDAQEVREQVERLQVYLDNVEVIFEPS
- a CDS encoding PLP-dependent aminotransferase family protein, with amino-acid sequence MWKPALTDISQPKYSAIVDRLEQDVRSGLLRPGDQLPTHRDLADLIGVNVSTVTRAYKEAERRRLIAATVGRGTFVAADACAALDLVRPEGMHPELIEMGLVLPLYGKDENLAEIVKRLSRNRRLEDYMKYTDPAGLPEHRAAGADWVKRYGLKAGPERIAVTAGAQHALACSLLSCFRPGDRIAVDVLTYPGFKTLAGMLGMRLTAIPADRQGMIPEALDAACRRDEIKGIYLMPGVHNPTVIHIPKKRREQLADMILRHRLLLLEDDVYEHTCFVKTKAISALVPDNSIFVAGLSKILHAGLRSAYAVAGKKYRDLLTKAILNTLWMAPTLNAAIIAECINSGAMEKTISAKVAESVRRNKLASEKLSGIQYAGLPAGYFIWLQLPKRWSGIDFENRCRGLGVNIFSAEKFAVGGTPPPSAVRISLSGPDTQAQLVKGLDVVSKLLHEPYNPAPPIF